One region of Glutamicibacter sp. B1 genomic DNA includes:
- a CDS encoding DegT/DnrJ/EryC1/StrS family aminotransferase produces MNRISVMKPWLGQAETDAVAEVIASGWVAQGPRTAAFEEAFAAHQQVDYAVATSSCTTALHLALLVAGVGAGDDVIVPSFSFVATANAPTYVGARPVFADVEELTGNVTAQTVRAVLTEKTTAIIVVDQGGMPLDLQPLRELCDELDLVLIEDAACGAGSTYRGTAVGVGADVSAWSFHPRKLLTTGEGGMLTTNNLQWAQRARQLREHSMDVSAADRHNSTLAPAESYKEIGYNFRMTDLQAALGLVQLEKLDTMVARRRELAARYQKAFADVPGLRCISDPSYGTTNYQSFWIEVGPEYALNREQLLAQLANDGISARRGIMAAHLQPAYAGHSGIISDLKVTERLTANTLILPLYHELAEQDQERVIFSVLSPVSSVIGGH; encoded by the coding sequence ATGAATCGCATTAGTGTGATGAAACCATGGCTGGGACAAGCCGAGACCGACGCAGTCGCCGAGGTAATTGCCTCAGGATGGGTAGCGCAGGGGCCGCGGACCGCAGCTTTTGAAGAAGCTTTCGCCGCGCATCAACAGGTGGATTACGCGGTGGCAACCTCCAGTTGCACCACCGCCTTGCACCTGGCCTTGTTGGTTGCCGGGGTGGGAGCTGGGGATGATGTCATCGTGCCATCCTTCTCCTTCGTGGCTACCGCTAACGCACCGACTTATGTTGGTGCCCGTCCAGTGTTCGCGGATGTTGAGGAATTGACCGGGAACGTCACAGCGCAGACAGTCCGTGCGGTGCTGACTGAGAAAACTACTGCCATCATCGTGGTGGACCAGGGCGGTATGCCGCTGGATCTTCAGCCGTTGCGGGAGCTTTGTGATGAGTTGGATCTGGTCCTCATTGAAGACGCCGCCTGCGGCGCAGGATCAACTTATCGTGGAACTGCGGTAGGAGTCGGCGCGGACGTGTCCGCGTGGTCGTTCCATCCACGCAAGCTCTTGACCACTGGCGAAGGTGGCATGCTCACCACCAACAACCTGCAGTGGGCCCAACGCGCGCGTCAGTTACGTGAACATTCAATGGATGTCTCGGCTGCCGATCGTCACAACTCCACGTTGGCACCAGCTGAAAGCTATAAGGAAATTGGCTACAACTTCCGCATGACGGATTTGCAGGCTGCCCTTGGCCTAGTTCAGTTGGAGAAGCTGGACACCATGGTGGCTCGCCGCCGGGAACTTGCTGCACGCTACCAGAAGGCCTTTGCCGATGTTCCGGGACTGCGCTGTATTAGTGACCCAAGCTATGGGACAACGAACTACCAGTCCTTCTGGATAGAGGTAGGACCGGAGTATGCGCTGAATCGTGAGCAGCTCTTGGCCCAGCTGGCTAACGATGGCATTTCTGCCCGCCGCGGCATCATGGCTGCTCACCTGCAGCCAGCCTATGCTGGGCATTCAGGGATCATCAGCGATCTAAAAGTCACCGAAAGGCTCACCGCGAATACGTTGATTTTGCCGTTGTACCACGAGCTAGCGGAACAAGATCAAGAGCGCGTGATCTTCAGCGTCCTCTCGCCCGTATCAAGTGTTATTGGTGGTCATTAA
- a CDS encoding glycosyltransferase family 4 protein, which translates to MSARPLRLIICPHELEMGGSQLNAIELAARAQDRGHQVIIFAPPGPLSTQVANLGLQHVLSPPANMLSRKWVRALNQLSLSWKADLVHTYEWAPSLAAFYGRFVRRDFHLVMTILSMDIPDFLPRSVPLIVGTEQLRSQVAHRPGPVYLMEPPIDTDANSILALATQTPTFRSSEDQLLVSMVCRVTDELDKASGIIQAMSVVQKLATTRSVRLVIAGDGEAMDRVRDAANEANQTAGAEIVVLLGNMPDPRQLYAQSDICLGMGSSALKALSFGKPLIVQGAQGYWKLLDDRSLPEFLVQGFYGVGGSGELGLEQLVELLSGDPTLRTRLGAWGRELAVQRFSLTRAAEDLEEIYQRAGQTPPNLLDETRSLAESTFDYLKFLASRKLISRGTT; encoded by the coding sequence ATGAGCGCCCGTCCCCTCAGACTGATCATCTGTCCGCATGAATTAGAAATGGGTGGCAGTCAGCTCAATGCGATTGAACTTGCCGCTCGGGCTCAGGACCGCGGCCACCAAGTCATAATTTTCGCGCCTCCAGGACCCTTGAGCACCCAGGTGGCGAATCTTGGATTGCAACATGTTCTCAGCCCTCCTGCCAATATGTTGTCGCGCAAATGGGTAAGGGCACTGAATCAGCTGTCGTTGAGCTGGAAGGCCGATCTGGTGCACACCTATGAATGGGCGCCCAGCCTCGCCGCGTTCTACGGAAGGTTTGTACGCCGAGATTTCCACTTGGTCATGACCATATTGTCCATGGACATTCCAGACTTCTTACCTCGTTCCGTCCCATTGATCGTTGGTACCGAACAGTTGCGAAGCCAAGTCGCACATCGACCGGGACCGGTGTACCTCATGGAACCGCCCATTGACACCGACGCCAATTCAATCCTCGCACTCGCCACCCAAACCCCAACGTTTAGGTCGAGTGAGGACCAGTTGCTGGTGTCCATGGTCTGTCGAGTGACCGATGAATTGGACAAGGCCTCCGGAATTATCCAAGCCATGAGCGTGGTTCAAAAACTGGCTACTACCCGTTCTGTGCGACTGGTTATTGCGGGGGACGGCGAAGCCATGGACAGGGTACGAGACGCCGCTAATGAGGCAAACCAAACGGCGGGAGCGGAAATTGTCGTGCTTCTTGGCAATATGCCGGACCCTCGCCAGCTGTATGCGCAATCCGATATTTGCTTGGGCATGGGAAGTTCAGCGCTCAAGGCACTTTCTTTCGGCAAACCTCTTATAGTGCAAGGTGCACAGGGGTACTGGAAGTTACTCGATGATAGAAGTCTTCCTGAATTCCTCGTGCAAGGATTCTATGGGGTAGGTGGCTCCGGTGAACTGGGCCTCGAACAACTAGTGGAACTGTTGTCCGGTGACCCAACACTGCGTACACGATTAGGTGCGTGGGGACGTGAACTCGCAGTCCAACGGTTCAGCCTAACGCGCGCGGCCGAAGACTTGGAAGAGATCTACCAGAGAGCGGGACAGACACCACCGAATCTGCTGGACGAAACTCGAAGCTTGGCCGAATCGACCTTCGACTATCTCAAGTTCCTTGCATCTCGGAAGCTCATTTCGCGAGGCACAACATGA
- a CDS encoding NeuD/PglB/VioB family sugar acetyltransferase, with protein sequence MASILLVAASGLARETLASIESTGDHEVVGMLDDNPSLHGKMLGQVPVLGGIDLARERDEQLLICAGKGRSRDAIAARLGLDDSRYATHVHYSAFLGAGTLLGAGCIVLAGCVATTAVRIGRHGVLMPHALLTHDDSLGDYVTLAAGATLAGAVKVGHRAYIGSNATVRENLSLGDDTVLGMGSALLEDIPAGQTWVGTPAAMLYASVHTV encoded by the coding sequence ATGGCTTCGATACTCTTGGTGGCCGCCAGCGGGCTAGCCCGCGAAACCTTAGCTTCCATTGAATCCACCGGGGATCACGAAGTGGTGGGCATGCTTGATGACAATCCATCACTGCACGGGAAGATGTTGGGGCAGGTGCCCGTCTTGGGCGGAATTGACCTGGCCCGTGAACGCGATGAGCAACTGTTGATTTGTGCTGGGAAGGGCCGGAGTCGAGATGCCATTGCCGCGCGGTTAGGCCTAGATGATTCTCGCTACGCCACCCACGTGCATTACTCGGCGTTTCTTGGCGCCGGAACACTATTGGGTGCCGGGTGCATCGTGTTGGCCGGATGCGTCGCTACCACTGCGGTGCGCATTGGCCGTCATGGGGTACTTATGCCGCATGCCCTGCTGACCCACGATGATTCGCTGGGGGACTACGTAACCTTAGCGGCTGGGGCCACCCTGGCAGGTGCCGTGAAGGTAGGACACCGGGCCTATATCGGATCAAATGCCACGGTACGCGAAAACCTGAGCTTGGGTGATGACACGGTGCTCGGCATGGGCTCAGCACTGTTAGAAGACATTCCTGCGGGGCAGACCTGGGTGGGCACTCCAGCGGCCATGCTCTACGCCTCAGTGCACACGGTATAG
- a CDS encoding DegT/DnrJ/EryC1/StrS family aminotransferase, which translates to MTPPQEQAGISATALSEEPTYQDIPLVDLAAQQREVQGQVDAGLGHIFSHTAFIGGEAVTRFEQDYAQFLSSGHCVGVGNGTDALELALRACGIGAGDEVIIPANTFIATAEAISLTGARPVLADVDPTYLLIDPEAVATAITANTRAIMPVHLYGQTAFVEQLTPLAQSCGAVIIEDAAQAQGATRFGQSAGTLGDIAGTSFYPGKNLGAAGDAGAVLTNDDQLATQVRMLAAHGSRSKYVHERLGRNSRLDAIQAVVLNAKLERLAHWNELRRQAAARYEELLTGVAGVTLPQQAAGNQDIWHLYVVQVEDRDRVVAELNASGIGAGIHYPYPVHLTQAFAHLGYKAGDFPVTEHAAGRILSLPLYPHITREQQLRVVDELMRVVQQ; encoded by the coding sequence ATGACACCGCCTCAAGAACAAGCAGGAATTTCTGCCACGGCATTATCAGAGGAACCAACTTACCAAGACATTCCGTTAGTTGATCTCGCCGCGCAACAACGCGAAGTCCAAGGACAGGTTGATGCCGGATTAGGTCATATTTTCTCTCATACCGCATTTATTGGTGGGGAAGCAGTCACCCGATTTGAACAGGACTACGCTCAGTTCCTTTCCTCAGGACATTGCGTGGGCGTAGGTAATGGCACTGACGCCCTAGAGCTAGCTTTGCGTGCCTGCGGTATCGGAGCCGGCGATGAAGTGATCATCCCTGCCAATACCTTTATTGCTACGGCTGAAGCCATTAGCCTGACCGGAGCGCGCCCGGTTTTAGCGGATGTGGATCCCACATACTTACTGATTGACCCGGAAGCCGTAGCCACCGCGATCACAGCGAATACCCGGGCCATTATGCCAGTGCATCTATACGGGCAAACCGCCTTTGTTGAGCAGTTGACCCCACTCGCGCAATCCTGTGGAGCCGTGATCATTGAGGATGCTGCTCAAGCACAGGGCGCCACCCGCTTTGGACAGTCTGCGGGCACGCTGGGGGACATTGCTGGCACCAGTTTCTACCCGGGGAAAAATCTGGGAGCGGCTGGGGACGCTGGAGCGGTACTCACCAATGATGACCAACTCGCCACGCAAGTGCGGATGCTCGCTGCACACGGAAGCCGCAGCAAATACGTTCACGAACGTCTGGGGCGCAACTCCCGACTAGATGCCATCCAAGCGGTGGTGCTGAACGCCAAGCTAGAGCGGTTAGCGCATTGGAATGAGCTGCGCCGCCAAGCAGCCGCGCGTTATGAGGAACTGCTAACCGGGGTCGCAGGGGTCACCTTGCCGCAACAAGCCGCGGGCAATCAAGACATATGGCACCTGTATGTGGTGCAGGTAGAAGACCGCGACCGCGTGGTGGCGGAACTCAACGCTTCAGGTATTGGCGCGGGAATCCATTACCCGTATCCGGTGCACCTGACGCAAGCCTTCGCACACCTGGGATACAAGGCAGGAGATTTCCCTGTCACCGAGCACGCTGCCGGCAGGATCCTATCCCTACCGCTGTACCCGCACATCACCAGGGAACAACAGCTGCGAGTCGTCGATGAGCTGATGAGGGTCGTGCAGCAATGA
- a CDS encoding glycosyltransferase family 1 protein produces MMLKQGIQRLRTVAKNDGLDGIKRRLARKVVQRMNTRWNLAELDFPLRRSDVIDLSTYEINTAVASESARLKIGWVCIPPTIGSGGHTTFFRMVQSVIDAGHECTLVLYDRDNDDVARHEEALRTGWPWLTADIVGASQIDSSYDALIASSWPTAHVVASRAPQEMNCFYFVQDFEPYFYPRGYLYQLAEDSYRLGFHTIALGGMVASELESSAGITPDVIVPFGCDRETYFRRTRPEGTPDRSGVVYYARKDNDRRGYLLAKAVLERFHQLCPEQPIHLYGDEVSGWNIPIVNHGNLSPQQLNDLYNSTIASLAMSFTNISLVASELLAAGNVPVLNESATARQDASYAVWAPPSPEALAQALRSVVRAPDLERQAQQAASQLPQSWSHTAKLTLREIEDHIARVVPRSEGLKGSVS; encoded by the coding sequence ATGATGCTGAAACAGGGGATACAACGGCTCAGAACTGTCGCCAAGAACGATGGTTTGGATGGGATCAAACGCCGGTTGGCGAGAAAAGTCGTTCAACGGATGAACACACGATGGAACTTGGCCGAGCTTGATTTTCCTTTGCGTCGTAGTGACGTTATTGACCTAAGTACATATGAGATAAACACAGCGGTGGCCAGCGAATCTGCTCGCTTAAAAATAGGTTGGGTGTGTATCCCGCCAACCATTGGTTCCGGCGGGCATACAACCTTCTTCCGCATGGTTCAATCCGTCATTGACGCAGGCCACGAATGCACGCTGGTACTTTATGACCGTGATAACGACGACGTAGCCCGGCATGAAGAGGCCTTGCGCACCGGCTGGCCTTGGCTGACCGCTGACATAGTGGGTGCCTCGCAGATCGACTCGAGCTATGACGCACTGATCGCCAGTTCTTGGCCCACCGCTCATGTGGTTGCTTCACGAGCACCACAAGAGATGAATTGCTTTTACTTCGTCCAGGATTTTGAACCCTATTTCTATCCTCGTGGATACCTATACCAGCTGGCTGAGGACAGCTACCGGCTAGGGTTTCACACTATTGCCCTCGGCGGCATGGTGGCCAGCGAACTGGAATCCAGTGCAGGGATCACCCCTGACGTCATTGTTCCTTTTGGTTGTGACCGAGAAACCTATTTCCGACGGACCAGGCCCGAGGGAACCCCGGATCGTTCGGGAGTCGTCTACTACGCGCGTAAGGACAATGACCGCAGAGGTTACCTCTTGGCCAAGGCGGTGCTGGAACGGTTCCACCAGCTGTGCCCCGAGCAACCAATACACCTCTATGGTGATGAAGTGAGCGGTTGGAATATCCCGATAGTAAACCACGGCAATCTCTCTCCCCAGCAGCTGAACGACCTGTATAACTCAACGATTGCTAGCTTGGCGATGTCCTTCACCAACATATCTCTGGTGGCCAGTGAGTTACTGGCCGCGGGCAATGTTCCGGTGCTCAATGAATCAGCCACCGCCCGGCAGGACGCTTCCTACGCAGTGTGGGCGCCACCCTCTCCCGAGGCACTAGCCCAAGCATTGCGCAGCGTAGTGCGGGCCCCGGATTTGGAACGACAAGCACAGCAGGCAGCTTCTCAGCTTCCGCAGAGTTGGTCGCACACGGCCAAGCTCACACTGCGGGAAATCGAAGATCACATTGCCCGAGTCGTGCCGCGTTCTGAGGGGTTGAAAGGCAGTGTCTCATGA
- a CDS encoding glycosyltransferase family 2 protein codes for MSVVIPCYNYANFLPEAVLSVISQVGANTQVIIVDDASTDNSLSVAQSLAAEHAEVVVLSNASNRGPVHTFNHGLEHATGEYLVRLDADDLLTPGSLRRAIDVCQVHPEVGLVYGHPVHFSGSSRPAARQQVKGWALWSGMDWVEERCRAGVNVITSPEVLMRMSIVRQVGGQRDLPHGHDMEMWLRIASVSDVAFIRGADQAWHRDHAQSLSARKVNDAVDLAERAKVFETLFSWMTSPADRVAKMRSLTDKALFDGGLKSLRVQLQLGVPDVQGFTQMISVVQGLNLNENQRAVLASVQAAWQVPRNSMLKAIPVFFRRAGRRIIWEYRQRHWRSFGVY; via the coding sequence GTGAGCGTAGTAATTCCGTGCTACAACTACGCGAACTTTCTTCCTGAAGCCGTCCTCAGCGTTATTTCTCAAGTCGGAGCGAATACTCAAGTAATTATCGTTGACGACGCCTCGACAGATAACAGTCTGTCGGTAGCGCAGAGCCTGGCAGCCGAGCACGCCGAGGTCGTGGTGTTGTCCAATGCCAGCAATCGCGGACCTGTACACACCTTTAACCATGGTTTGGAGCATGCCACGGGTGAATATCTTGTCCGTCTCGATGCCGATGACCTGCTGACACCCGGTTCTTTGCGCAGGGCAATCGATGTCTGCCAAGTACACCCCGAAGTAGGGCTGGTCTACGGTCACCCAGTACACTTCAGTGGCTCATCACGACCTGCCGCACGTCAGCAGGTGAAGGGATGGGCGCTCTGGTCTGGCATGGACTGGGTTGAAGAACGGTGCCGTGCCGGCGTGAACGTCATTACCTCACCTGAGGTACTGATGCGTATGTCGATAGTCCGACAAGTGGGTGGGCAACGGGACCTTCCGCATGGCCACGACATGGAAATGTGGCTTCGTATCGCCAGTGTCAGCGACGTTGCGTTTATCCGAGGCGCTGATCAAGCCTGGCATAGAGACCACGCCCAAAGTCTTTCGGCGCGCAAGGTCAACGATGCAGTTGATCTTGCTGAACGCGCCAAGGTCTTTGAAACGCTCTTTAGTTGGATGACTTCTCCTGCTGATCGCGTAGCGAAGATGCGTTCTCTGACGGATAAAGCGCTATTCGACGGAGGGCTGAAATCGCTTCGCGTCCAACTTCAACTCGGTGTACCTGACGTTCAAGGTTTTACCCAGATGATCAGTGTGGTTCAGGGGCTAAACCTCAACGAGAACCAACGTGCGGTGCTCGCATCGGTGCAGGCCGCATGGCAGGTGCCCCGTAATTCGATGCTCAAAGCGATACCGGTCTTCTTCCGTCGGGCAGGCCGGCGGATCATATGGGAATATCGCCAGCGACATTGGCGAAGCTTCGGCGTGTACTAG
- a CDS encoding lipopolysaccharide biosynthesis protein: protein MSQVPDSDQRTGENINLGDGIRRGLLWSSLNAFVLRVGNFAMGIFLARILAPEQFGVFAIALTVQAVLMTLADFGLSTDLIRSPNYKAMEPTVATLGLVTGGALFILMFFSAQPTADLLGNPDAGPVIAVMSLSLFLAGLGVVPYAKLQRDFQQKRLFGISALDFIVVNTITIVLVLLGWGVMALAVGRIAAQLCTLIAQFVLAGVRPHFGFDKSLAPAIVRFGLPVAAANMLSWLLLNIDNIAISRLAGPIALGFYYLAFNVSNWPMSMIGQVVRSLSLPAFARVVDDGKDRSLGVAVGPVWALGLLAGVMLALLADPVVRLVYGDRWAQSAQILMVLGVFGAFRMLFDLFASYLLAKGQSSTVLVVQLIWLVTLGPALFFWVSRDGSLGAGLAHMAVALVAVIPTYFVALHFSHTDMGLVVRQLLIPVLAAVPTAFVAWLAMNLVQGDFWRLLLGGLVGGLAYVSMLYGWFRRCLRLLREHGEKPRTVQPDLQPQPSASAVALPLEGGK, encoded by the coding sequence ATGAGCCAGGTACCAGACTCTGATCAGAGAACCGGCGAAAACATCAATCTAGGTGACGGGATTCGTCGCGGGCTGCTGTGGAGCTCCCTGAATGCCTTCGTGCTCCGTGTCGGAAATTTTGCCATGGGGATCTTCCTTGCCCGGATTCTGGCACCCGAGCAGTTTGGTGTTTTTGCGATCGCGTTGACAGTGCAAGCGGTCCTGATGACCTTGGCCGACTTTGGGCTCAGTACAGACCTAATCCGCTCACCAAACTACAAAGCCATGGAACCTACGGTTGCAACCCTTGGTCTGGTGACCGGTGGTGCACTCTTCATTCTGATGTTTTTCTCGGCGCAGCCGACCGCCGATCTTTTGGGTAACCCCGATGCCGGACCGGTCATCGCTGTGATGTCCCTGTCCCTCTTCCTCGCTGGCCTGGGTGTGGTTCCCTACGCAAAATTGCAACGAGATTTCCAGCAAAAACGACTCTTTGGAATCAGCGCGCTCGACTTCATAGTGGTCAACACTATTACCATCGTGCTGGTCTTGCTGGGGTGGGGTGTCATGGCTCTGGCCGTGGGACGTATAGCTGCCCAGCTGTGTACTCTCATTGCCCAATTCGTACTTGCCGGAGTACGGCCCCACTTTGGCTTCGACAAGTCGCTAGCACCGGCAATTGTCCGTTTTGGACTGCCCGTAGCAGCAGCAAATATGCTTTCCTGGCTCTTACTGAATATCGACAACATTGCCATTTCACGTCTGGCTGGGCCGATTGCTTTGGGTTTTTATTACCTAGCTTTCAACGTCTCCAATTGGCCGATGAGCATGATTGGGCAGGTGGTGCGTTCACTGTCGCTGCCGGCATTCGCACGTGTCGTCGATGATGGCAAGGATAGGAGCCTAGGAGTAGCGGTGGGGCCGGTATGGGCGCTCGGGCTACTCGCAGGGGTGATGCTAGCCCTTCTAGCTGATCCGGTGGTGCGCCTAGTCTATGGTGATCGCTGGGCGCAATCAGCCCAGATCCTCATGGTATTGGGAGTCTTTGGCGCCTTTCGAATGCTCTTTGACCTTTTTGCGTCGTACCTGCTCGCCAAGGGGCAGTCTTCGACCGTGCTGGTAGTGCAACTGATCTGGTTGGTGACGCTCGGGCCGGCACTTTTCTTTTGGGTATCACGCGATGGCTCACTGGGGGCAGGCCTTGCCCATATGGCAGTAGCCCTCGTGGCAGTCATCCCGACATACTTCGTGGCGCTGCACTTCAGCCATACAGATATGGGATTGGTTGTACGCCAGCTTCTGATCCCTGTGCTGGCCGCAGTACCTACGGCCTTTGTCGCGTGGCTTGCCATGAATCTGGTGCAGGGGGACTTCTGGCGCCTGCTACTGGGCGGGCTGGTAGGTGGATTGGCTTATGTGTCGATGCTCTATGGCTGGTTCAGACGTTGCCTACGGTTACTGCGTGAACACGGTGAGAAGCCGAGAACTGTGCAACCAGATCTTCAGCCGCAGCCATCAGCTTCTGCTGTGGCCCTTCCCCTTGAAGGTGGAAAATAA